The sequence acactgagagcagctgcgcaatgtggttacacataaaaaaaaaaattacataccacccaggggattcaaacctgcactttccaaaagctctgcttGCCAGTCAgacactttaccactgagctaccatcactgtcctgtgaaagatGTAGGAAActacctgatatcaagaaggacatagacatatttaagaaaaataaaaccacacaccatataaaaacactgcattttattgaatccctcttatcaagtgagcaatacaagtatgatccctctgttcctctgtagatgacccatggtcacagacgtacagtcatgaaatgacataaatgagaagcagggcgctcttatcatgtccacatctactggcggcatgtccagccggccccgcgcacgtgtcctgcccaacgcatgtcttgtggatggcgtggcgcaggacagacaccgcatcatgtggaacagagctcacttgggtgacgtgacattcagatcgaccgctgcgtgttatgatctgatggtccgtttcacctggggcagcctgtcaatgtgcgcagcaTGCACACGCTCACTGCAGGccatcgcaacagcgatatatgtttttatgtatgtccatgtgatgcaAGCAAGCAGACACAGGtgtatcacagtggacagttgttagttcatatcCGTCCAAACACCATACGTGTCCCCagccgtgatgtccagaaccacagatctccgcagctgctcctgtcggcacccacaccccctgtcagttcagcgcacacaccaatgtgtcactgtatcTGTTTGCAAAGCTACACtcgtgggacacttagacaaatttcacagccagctcaacagtgatcgtctgctgactgttgttgtgttaatagtgcaactggccacacattttctaagtgccatgagagcagtgttagatgtttgtgcgtgtcacctagaatttggccaacacctgcctgcctgtgtctgtttgcaaagctacattcgtggggcacttagacaaatttcacagccagctcgacagtgatcgtctgctgactgttgttgtgttaatagtgcaactggccacacattttctaagtgccatgcgagcagtgttagatgtttgtgcgtgtcacctggaatttggtcgatACCTGTCTGCGAGTTTTTAACACACTAACTCAGAATCAATAAATAGTATCCTCCTGTACCTCATCAAATTTAAAAGGCATTTAATGAGGGCTGACTCTTTTGCATCTGGTGAATTTTGATGCACAATATCACtcaaaaaaatttattgaaatgttttaaagcaatgttcctcaaagaaatggatggatttgcatatttctcactctacagtacataatatcaTTAAATCATTCAAGCCTAAACTGAACACCCGTGATGTCAGATCCCACAGACAGCATTGCATCAAGAACCATcaatcatcaatagctgatatatccATTTGGACaaaggattactttgggaaagccTTGTCAAGCACTACAGTATGGAATGAAAtttacaaatgccacttaaaatcttaatgtgcaaaaaaaacaaaaccttataTTAACTGCCCAGTACCAGCGCCAACTTCTCTGCATGTAATCTGGTCAGATGAATCTGTATTGCAGCTCTTTTTAGAACAAATGGACACCATGTGCTCCAGACGAAGGACAAAAAGGAACAATTGGCAATTATCAGCCAATatatggttttgcattgtcttgttgaaaaacgcATGGACAGCTCTGCAAAAGATACCATCCTGAAGGACGCATGTGTTTCTCTAAAAGCTcactgtacttttctgcattaatgatgcatctttttttttctataaTTTTTTTATTCCAGCTTACTCCCATTAAGAGTCGGGGAGGGGGAAGCGGGGTGGCTATCACAGCAGTgacagggtgagaggcagggtacaccccggacaggatgtcagtctatcGCAGGCCCACTTATAGACACACAAACATCCTCATCGTCACACCGGTcaatttcttcttcttattatttttttgtttccaATTTCAccaaacttgcatgtctttaaaagtAGGTCGAAGCCGAAGCAGCCGGAGGAAATACATGGGAAcatggggagagcatgcaaagtCACACAGATACGACAAGATGGGAagaaatcccacaaccttcttgctgtgaggcaacagtgctaaccactaagccaccatgttgcctAATGCGGTACCACAGAAATGTAAATTCCCTTTGCCAAGAGCACtgtcacaaccccataccatggcaGCACGGtagccatttcttccaaaaaaaaaaaaagatctggaaaactgattcatctgaccacaacacacgtttccactgtgtgatggtccaacccaaatATATTCAAGCTCACGAAAGTGGACACTGCCTCTGGACAaggttaatggccccttcacatgtAACACAAATGAGGTCGAATGGCACACAAAGGGGGATTtgaatgccacttgtgaaaatttGGAACCGCctcgaacgcctcatacagcagtcaccacaaccattcggcCACAGCGCATGCACTCTACATTGACATTTCGCTCACACCGGGAACCCATTTGAACAGCGTCCAAGATGGttttgcactgccatctgatcgggCTTGCAACATTCACATGGCATGCCGAACGCAGGTTGGACAAAACGTGCTGTGGCCAAAGGTTTGCACGAAATCAACGGCCATGTCAAACCCTGGCTGAATGGCATGATCAAGCCAGTCAAAACCAGCAACCGAATGATGGGGAATGGCAGGTGAGTACCCATTCAACTTACTCTTGGCTGGAGTCCaagtgccacccacaaacatccaacaccactcacggggcacttggaaaatgtgaggccatttgtacaacatttaattgcttctgctgctgtgtgagcgcgATGTAGTATCACACATCTCACGTGTTCGCACTGTATTCATGTGCGTTcacatgagcatgcacaaaactgtcaccgCGGGATCGTGTGGCATCATACACAGCTGTCCaactgtctgtccctcccgacagcggctggaatttttcaaggttcGCCAGTTCAATTTTTTCCAGCCTTTTTTGTATGGTTTCAGCCTCAttcacccaactttgtgttatatgTAAAGGGGCCATAAcaaaaaacttctttttttttataaccaCGTGATTATATCTGCTATTGATGAATAAGACTTTGAGATTCTGTCTGAGGGACCAGAGACCAGGTCATTGCTCTTACTGAAATTCTTCCATGTTCCTTTAATTATTTAATGAAAtcatgcactgtagagggagaaatatgcaaattctTTCCAATGTTTCTTTGAGAAACGCTGTTTTTAAACGTTTCAAACATTTTCGCATTCAGTTGCTAacaaactgaggatcctctgcccTACTTACTCcccaaagactcagcctttcatgcatactgcttttgtaccacatcatgattacaatcaagaAATATCTTGAAAATATCTCTAAAAGTTATGAAATATctggttcatatatatatatatatgtgtgtgtgtgtgtgtatgtatgtgtattcgttttcattttcttgtggaGGCGCCAGATGACAGGAACGTGTGCAGCAGAGCGGTGCAATCAACCCACAAAATGTGTGTGTCTAAAAGGTTGAAAAGAGGACAAACGCTGCTGAACTCGTCTGCCCTTGCGCTCCAGCAGCGTTGCGTGATTGCGCTCCCTCCCTCCGTCAGCATCCTCTTCCAAGGGGACGTGAGGGTTTGATCAGCGCGCTGTCACGCCACTGGTCAATCTTTAACTCTGGCGGGAAGGCAGCAGGTACAAGCACGCGAAGGCATTTGTATGTTTTATCAGGACTTAaacctgcctgggtggttgggcTGCGCAGTTGTCGCATTCTCCCCCCCGAGTATTTGGCTTCATTGTCTTCACGCACGCAAAGGCCCAAATAAGAACACGGGTATTTGTGAACTTTTTTCCCCCTCTCATTTGCAGAACGCCTCCTGAATTCAAGTTTGAGAACTTTATGGGTTCAAGTCCTCATACGTTTCAGCACTGCGCGCGCAATCATTTTATTGTGGGTTTTATCTTTACGCACAAGATAATGAACGATAATTTCTTGTGCGTAAAATCCATTAACTTTTACGCACACGATAATAACCTGTTACAACAAAATTATTAAAGAAGATTAAGCAATGTCAGCTTTTCGAACTCCAGGAACACACCAGATTGAGAAAATAAAAACCACTTAAAACTTTTAACGCTGCAGAAATTCACATTGAGATCCGAATTATCAGCCAGTATTTAATCGAAAGTCTTGCACAAGGTGATTATAAGAAACTGAAAGGATTTAGAAGTAGATTAGAGCAGAGTACAATGTCGATGCAAGTTTTATTCGCTCCAAGACAATAACAGCCAATGATTAGATCTGTGTAAGTGTTGAAATAATAGCAAAATAGCCCGCAGGGGAGTATCGGTGACACCTGTGCATACAGCAATCCCCATCTGTCaagctttatttttattgtgcaaatacatttttttatgaGATGCATGCAAAAATGTacttacaaaaaataaaagtaatacaTTGAACTGTGATTTATATTTGCAGCTCTGGGTGATACGGACACACAACACACCCAGTTCTCTGAACTAAACTTCATTCATGACAGAGGGaaagagaaggggggggggggggggagtgacgTCACGAAGCCAGCCAATGAAGCTGTGGAGCGCTCTATAAAGCAGGAACCCATGCTCTGTTTAGAGAGCACTAAGAGAGTGTCGTCAGAGTACATTTGCATTATTTTTGACCACCTTGTGGGCATCGCTGCACGTTCAGGTAAGCTTGACGTGTTTGCAGACATGAGCCAACACTGTCACAGGGGAAAGCAGCGAAAGGATATTTGCATGCATTTGGTGTTAATCATTTTGAAGTTGCATGTTGATACATGTGCATTCCTTTTCATTGCCAGATTTTATTGTGTATACTGGCAATAATGTGCAAAGGTTTGCAATTTCAAAGTGCTGTGAGCGTCTGCAGGCAGAATGAAAGCAAGCAGCATGATAGTTTATGTTGCTTTTGCATTTATGTGCATGCATTCAACATGTTGCGCAATAGTTCTGCCTGGTCTCTCACTATTGTTAATGGCCCTCCTATTTAATTTCCAGGTTGTGTCAGATCCAGAAAGAAGGAGCTACCGTCATGGCGTTAATTATACTTCCCTTCATTGGATCACTGTCAGTGTCTGAGAGTCTAGTTGCCTTGATAACGATATGTGTGGTGTACCTGATCCTCAAGCATTTTAACACAGAGATTCCGGCTGGCCTTCAGAGACTCCCTGGACCGATGCCTCTACCTATCATCGGAAATGTGCTGGGGATTGGCAGGAAACCCTACAAAACCTTTACAGCAATGAGCAAGCGCTTCGGCCCGGTCTTCCAGCTCCAGATCGGCATGCGTCCTGTGGTCGTGCTGAGTGGCAGTGAGACAGTTCGACAGGCTCTTATCAAACAAGGGGAAGATTTTTCTGGCAGACCTGACTTGTACACCTTTCAGTTCATCAGTGAAGGCAAGAGTCTGGCCTTCAGCACAGACCAGGTCGGCGTATGGCGCACTCGCCGCAAACTGGCCTACAACGCTCTGCGCTCCTTCTCTAACCTGAAGAGCCCGGACACAGAGTACTCCTGCATGCTGGAGGAGCACATCTGCAAAGAGGGAGAGTATCTGGTGAAACAGCTGAACGCCTTGATGAAGACCAATGGCAGCTTCGAACCGTTCAGCCAAATTGTGGTCTCCGTCGCAAACGTGATCTGCGGGATGTGCTTCGGCCGCCGCTACGACCATTATGACCAGGAACTGGTCAGCTTGGTGAACCTCAGTGACGAGTTCAGTCAGGTGGTGGGAACCGGAAACCCAGCCGACTTCATCCCTCTTCTCCGTTTCCTGCCCAGCACGGCGATGAAGAAGTTTTTGAGCATCAATGATCgttttaacaaatttgtgaagAAGATAGTCAGCGAGCACTATGCCACATATAACAAGGTACACCACTCTTTAGTTTTATTCATTCCTCTGAAACAGATTTTAAAAATCATTATTTAATCGTAATTATTAACTTGTCTTGTGCTCGACTTACAGGACAACATTCGCGACATCACCGACTCTCTTATCGATCACTGTGAGGACAGGAAGCTGGATGAAAACTGCAACATCCAGGTGTCAGATGAAAAGATTGTAGGAATCGTCAATGACCTATTTGGAGCTGGTGGGTTAAATTTCTCTCCCCTGTGACTAGTTTAGAAATGGCCACTGTGCCAGATAAACTGATGTGTTTCCTGTCTAGGTTTTGACACCATCTCCACCGCTCTGTCGTGGTGCATGATGTACTTAGTGGCTTATCCAGAGGTGCAGGAAAGGCTTTATCAAGAAATTAGTAAGTACAGCTGTCAATCATCAGGGTTCATTACATgaacttaatttttgttttcagtggTTGTTacataatttgcatttttatgtCCTGGTAACGTGAAATACTGATACATAAAAGGGCATTTTGCAGATTTATCTTGATGTAGCTTTGGTTAAGACAGTGCACTCTGGAATAAACAGTGTTGTTCTTTTTTTACTTCAGAAGACAGTGTGGGAACAGAACGTACGCCTCTTCTCTCTGACAGACTCAGCTTGCCTTTTCTGGAAGCCTATACCCTGGAGATCTTTAGACACTCTTCATTCCTGCCATTCACCATCCCACACTGGTGAGtatctattatttatttatttattttttatgaggAATAACATCTCAGAGTATGCAGTTTAGTAGGGTTAACCTTGgggtaccaatatgtagaccttggtTCAGTTCCTGGTCACACTGGACAAGACACTGCCTGTATGTTAAGAGTATAAACcacattttttttgttgctgttgttgttttttactagtttgggaggttgtaagacttatactccagtgcaacgtaTATGCCAAATAACAATGCgctcattattaataataattataactaTTCATGTAGGGCTTCCACAGcaatcaaataaacaaaacaaactcaaTAATACaacaataaatgccaataatgaaAAGTACACTCCAACAGTGCACCAAAATTCCAAATGAAGACGCTTGATCATACAGAAAAACATGCAacttatatgtttttttttttcctcttctaggggctttttttttttttttgagaggtgCAATATACACTCCATAAAATACAGTAatatgcattgtctcagtccacccagttatAAATGGGTACAGGTTttgcctggggaagtaacctgtgttgggttGGTGTCCCATTTCATATACAATCATCCATTTCATACTATAGTGTCCAGGAATAAGCACAGGCGCCATCAACTCTGGCTGCAAGAGTGGAAGGACCCAAAACAATATTGTCCATATTAATGGCACTGGGATAATACAAACATGTGCAACCATTCcactctgtgcacacctgattCCATCAGATGTCAGAAGACAAGTAGAGTAAGTCCTGCTTAGTACATAGCTGGGAGACTTCTTTGACCCCCCCCACGGGCTGTTTCTCTGCATAGAACCAGCGTTAAATGTGCCAAATTGTCATATGGATCTCTACTGGATCCTCTGGGGCAAGCCAAAGGGACAAACTAGGAGAATATAAACCTTCTATGCAATGATTTCAAGCCATTTTTCTTATTCTAGGGGTTCTCATTCCACACCTGTACACGTTCCATCTCTCCCTGATCTGCCAAAAGCCAATTTACTcattcaggtgtgttcagccaataaCAAGTGAGCTGACAGCTGACTGAGCCAATTAGCTTTGCCAGAGCAGGAAGAGATga comes from Thalassophryne amazonica chromosome 2, fThaAma1.1, whole genome shotgun sequence and encodes:
- the LOC117523952 gene encoding cytochrome P450 1A1 gives rise to the protein MALIILPFIGSLSVSESLVALITICVVYLILKHFNTEIPAGLQRLPGPMPLPIIGNVLGIGRKPYKTFTAMSKRFGPVFQLQIGMRPVVVLSGSETVRQALIKQGEDFSGRPDLYTFQFISEGKSLAFSTDQVGVWRTRRKLAYNALRSFSNLKSPDTEYSCMLEEHICKEGEYLVKQLNALMKTNGSFEPFSQIVVSVANVICGMCFGRRYDHYDQELVSLVNLSDEFSQVVGTGNPADFIPLLRFLPSTAMKKFLSINDRFNKFVKKIVSEHYATYNKDNIRDITDSLIDHCEDRKLDENCNIQVSDEKIVGIVNDLFGAGFDTISTALSWCMMYLVAYPEVQERLYQEIKDSVGTERTPLLSDRLSLPFLEAYTLEIFRHSSFLPFTIPHCTTKNTSLNGYFIPKDTCVFINQWQINHDPELWKDPSVFNPERFLNADGTEVNKLEGEKLMLFGLGKRRCIGEVIARNEVFLFLAIIIQRLQFHTMPGEPLDMTPEYGLTMKHKRCQLRATMRERNKQ